From the genome of Azospirillum brasilense, one region includes:
- the rpsN gene encoding 30S ribosomal protein S14, whose translation MAKTSAIEKNKRRTKLVKQFANKRARLKAIASDRSLPPEEQFAARLKLAEMPRNSSKVRIRNRCEMTGRPRAFYRKFKLSRVTLRELASTGQIPGMVKSSW comes from the coding sequence ATGGCTAAGACCAGTGCCATCGAGAAGAACAAGCGTCGCACCAAGCTGGTGAAGCAGTTCGCCAACAAGCGTGCCCGCCTGAAGGCCATCGCCTCCGATCGCTCCCTCCCGCCGGAAGAGCAGTTCGCCGCCCGCCTCAAGCTGGCCGAAATGCCGCGCAACTCGTCGAAGGTGCGCATCCGCAACCGCTGCGAAATGACCGGCCGTCCGCGGGCGTTCTATCGCAAGTTTAAGCTGTCCCGCGTCACCCTCCGTGAACTGGCCTCGACTGGCCAGATCCCGGGGATGGTGAAGTCGAGCTGGTAA
- the rplX gene encoding 50S ribosomal protein L24, with product MMAAKIKTKDKVVILAGKDKGKTGEVLKVIPAENRVVVQGVNVVKKHQRPSATSQGGIVEFEAPINVSNVAHVDPKDGKPTRVGFKVLEDGRKVRVAKRSGEVIDV from the coding sequence GTGATGGCCGCGAAGATCAAGACCAAGGACAAGGTCGTCATCCTTGCCGGTAAGGACAAGGGGAAGACCGGTGAGGTCCTCAAGGTCATCCCGGCGGAAAACCGTGTCGTCGTGCAGGGCGTGAACGTGGTGAAGAAGCACCAGCGTCCGAGCGCCACCTCGCAGGGCGGCATCGTTGAGTTCGAGGCGCCCATCAACGTCTCGAACGTTGCTCATGTCGACCCCAAGGACGGCAAGCCGACCCGCGTCGGTTTCAAGGTCCTTGAGGATGGCCGCAAGGTGCGTGTCGCCAAGCGGTCCGGCGAAGTCATCGACGTGTGA
- the tuf gene encoding elongation factor Tu: MAKAKFERNKPHCNIGTIGHVDHGKTSLTAAITKVLAESGGATFTAYDQIDKAPEEKARGITISTAHVEYETTNRHYAHVDCPGHADYVKNMITGAAQMDGAILVVSAADGPMPQTREHILLARQVGVPALVVFMNKVDMVDDPELLELVEMEVRELLSSYQFPGDDIPIVKGSALCALEDRSPEIGRDAILKLMAEVDQYIPQPERPKDRPFLMPIEDVFSISGRGTVVTGRVERGIVKVGEEVEIVGLKTTVKTTVTGVEMFRKLLDSGEAGDNIGALLRGTKREDVERGQVLAKPGSITPHTTFKAEAYILTKEEGGRHTPFFTNYRPQFYFRTTDVTGMVKLPEGTEMVMPGDNISMEVELIAPIAMDEGLRFAIREGGRTVGAGVVASIIK, translated from the coding sequence ATGGCGAAGGCAAAGTTCGAGCGGAACAAGCCGCACTGCAACATCGGCACGATCGGCCACGTCGACCACGGCAAGACGTCGCTGACGGCGGCGATCACGAAGGTGCTGGCCGAGAGCGGCGGCGCGACCTTCACCGCCTACGACCAGATCGACAAGGCGCCGGAAGAGAAGGCCCGTGGCATCACGATCTCGACCGCCCACGTCGAGTACGAGACGACCAACCGCCACTACGCCCACGTCGATTGCCCGGGCCACGCCGACTACGTGAAGAACATGATCACGGGCGCCGCGCAGATGGACGGCGCGATCCTGGTCGTGTCGGCCGCCGACGGCCCGATGCCGCAGACCCGCGAGCACATCCTGCTGGCGCGCCAGGTCGGCGTGCCGGCGCTGGTGGTGTTCATGAACAAGGTCGACATGGTCGACGATCCGGAGCTGCTCGAGCTGGTCGAGATGGAGGTGCGCGAGCTGCTGTCCTCCTACCAGTTCCCGGGCGACGACATTCCGATCGTCAAGGGCTCGGCGCTGTGCGCGCTGGAGGACCGTTCGCCGGAGATCGGCCGTGACGCGATCCTCAAGCTGATGGCCGAGGTCGACCAGTACATCCCGCAGCCGGAGCGTCCGAAGGACCGTCCGTTCCTGATGCCGATCGAGGACGTGTTCTCGATCTCGGGCCGCGGCACGGTGGTGACCGGCCGCGTCGAGCGCGGCATCGTCAAGGTCGGCGAGGAAGTCGAGATCGTCGGTCTGAAGACCACGGTCAAGACGACGGTGACCGGCGTGGAGATGTTCCGCAAGCTGCTCGACTCGGGTGAGGCTGGCGACAACATCGGCGCGCTGCTGCGCGGCACGAAGCGTGAGGACGTCGAGCGCGGCCAGGTTCTAGCCAAGCCGGGCAGCATCACGCCGCACACCACCTTCAAGGCCGAGGCCTACATCCTGACGAAGGAAGAGGGTGGCCGTCACACGCCGTTCTTCACCAACTACCGTCCGCAGTTCTACTTCCGCACGACCGACGTGACGGGCATGGTGAAGCTGCCGGAAGGCACCGAGATGGTGATGCCGGGCGACAACATCTCCATGGAAGTCGAGCTGATCGCTCCGATTGCCATGGACGAGGGCTTGCGCTTCGCCATCCGCGAGGGTGGTCGTACGGTCGGCGCCGGCGTCGTCGCCTCGATCATCAAGTAA
- the rpsQ gene encoding 30S ribosomal protein S17 produces the protein MPRRVLQGTVVSDKGDKTVIVLVERRVMHPVYKKFIRQSKKYAAHDEGNQFKVGDTVSIIECRPISKRKRWTVVLESAAVSGAA, from the coding sequence ATGCCTCGCCGCGTTCTGCAGGGCACGGTGGTCAGCGACAAGGGCGACAAGACGGTTATCGTCCTGGTCGAGCGCCGCGTCATGCACCCCGTGTACAAGAAGTTCATTCGTCAGTCGAAGAAGTACGCCGCCCATGACGAGGGCAACCAGTTCAAGGTCGGCGATACCGTTTCGATCATCGAATGCCGCCCGATCTCCAAGCGCAAGCGCTGGACGGTCGTGCTTGAGTCCGCCGCCGTTAGCGGCGCCGCGTAA
- the rplC gene encoding 50S ribosomal protein L3 produces MRSGLIAQKVGMTRVFTDDGQHVPVTVLKVDSCQVVAVRTEDKDGYTAVQLGAGAIKVKNVTKPQRGHFAKARVEPKRKLVEFRVDADALIEVGAELSAAHFLPGQFVDVTGTSIGKGFAGAMKRWNFGGLRATHGVSVSHRSHGSTGNRQDPGKVFKNKKMAGHLGDEKVTVLNLKVVSVDEDRGLIFLKGAVPGAEGAWLRIRDAVKKKAPEGLPFPAGIKAAPAAEAAAEPQE; encoded by the coding sequence ATGCGATCCGGTTTGATCGCGCAGAAAGTCGGCATGACCCGCGTCTTCACGGACGACGGGCAGCACGTGCCGGTGACTGTGCTGAAAGTCGACAGCTGCCAGGTCGTCGCCGTCCGCACCGAGGACAAGGATGGCTACACCGCCGTCCAGCTCGGCGCAGGCGCCATCAAGGTGAAGAACGTCACGAAGCCGCAGCGCGGGCATTTCGCCAAGGCGCGCGTCGAGCCCAAGCGCAAGCTGGTCGAGTTCCGCGTCGATGCCGACGCGCTGATCGAGGTCGGCGCCGAGCTCTCGGCTGCGCATTTCCTCCCGGGCCAGTTCGTCGACGTCACCGGCACTTCCATCGGCAAGGGCTTTGCCGGTGCGATGAAGCGCTGGAACTTCGGTGGTCTGCGCGCGACGCACGGCGTGTCGGTGTCGCACCGCTCGCACGGTTCGACGGGTAACCGCCAGGACCCCGGCAAGGTCTTCAAGAACAAGAAGATGGCCGGTCATCTCGGCGACGAGAAGGTCACGGTTCTGAACCTGAAGGTCGTGTCGGTCGATGAGGACCGCGGTCTGATCTTCCTCAAGGGTGCCGTTCCCGGCGCCGAGGGGGCTTGGCTCCGCATCCGCGACGCGGTGAAGAAGAAGGCTCCGGAAGGTCTGCCGTTCCCCGCCGGGATCAAGGCTGCGCCGGCCGCTGAAGCCGCCGCCGAGCCGCAGGAGTGA
- a CDS encoding 50S ribosomal protein L23, translating into MSKQSKPAVSQERMYDLILAPVITEKSTMASEHNQVTFRVPLSATKPEIKSAVEGLFNVKVTAVNTLVTKGKTKRFRGTIGRRSDFKKAVVTLAEGNKIDVTTGI; encoded by the coding sequence ATGAGCAAGCAGTCGAAACCTGCGGTGAGCCAGGAGCGGATGTACGACCTCATCCTGGCTCCGGTGATCACCGAGAAGTCGACGATGGCGTCGGAGCACAATCAGGTGACGTTCCGCGTGCCGCTGTCGGCGACCAAGCCGGAGATCAAGTCGGCTGTCGAGGGGCTGTTCAACGTGAAGGTGACGGCGGTCAACACCCTGGTTACCAAGGGCAAGACCAAGCGCTTCCGCGGGACCATCGGCCGTCGCTCGGACTTCAAGAAGGCCGTCGTGACCCTCGCCGAGGGGAACAAGATCGACGTGACCACGGGCATCTGA
- the rpsS gene encoding 30S ribosomal protein S19, with product MARSVWKGPFVDGYLLKKADKSRASGRNEIIKIWSRRSTILPQFVGLTFGVYNGHKFLPVLVTENMIGHKFGEFAPTRTFYGHAADKKAKRK from the coding sequence ATGGCACGCTCCGTTTGGAAGGGCCCGTTCGTCGACGGCTACCTGCTCAAGAAGGCGGACAAGTCGCGGGCTTCGGGCCGCAACGAGATCATCAAGATCTGGTCGCGTCGCTCGACGATCCTGCCGCAGTTCGTGGGTCTCACGTTCGGCGTGTACAATGGCCACAAGTTCCTGCCGGTTCTGGTGACCGAGAACATGATCGGCCACAAGTTCGGTGAGTTCGCTCCGACGCGCACCTTCTACGGGCACGCGGCGGACAAGAAGGCGAAGAGGAAGTAA
- the rpsC gene encoding 30S ribosomal protein S3: protein MGQKVNPIGLRLGINRTWDSRWFAKRDYANLLHQDLKLRGYLQGRLQQAGCSRVIIERPAKKARVTIHSARPGVVIGKKGADIEKLRTELSKMAGGEVSLNIIEIRKPEIDAKLIAENISNQLERRVAFRRAMKRAVQSAMRLGAQGIRINCSGRLGGAEIARLEWYREGRVPLHTLRADIDYGTATAKTTYGTCGVKVWVFKGEIMAHDPMAQDKRMGTEPVSTDGEPRRERRERGDREERGGRGRGDRDRSERADR from the coding sequence ATGGGTCAGAAAGTCAATCCGATCGGGCTGCGCCTCGGCATCAACCGGACCTGGGACAGCCGTTGGTTCGCCAAGCGCGACTACGCCAACCTGCTGCACCAGGACCTGAAGCTGCGCGGCTATCTGCAGGGTCGCCTGCAGCAGGCCGGCTGCTCGCGCGTCATCATCGAGCGTCCGGCCAAGAAGGCCCGCGTCACCATCCACTCCGCCCGTCCGGGCGTGGTGATCGGCAAGAAGGGCGCGGACATCGAGAAGCTGCGCACCGAGCTGTCGAAGATGGCCGGCGGCGAGGTGAGCCTGAACATCATCGAGATCCGCAAGCCGGAGATCGATGCCAAGCTCATCGCCGAGAACATCTCCAACCAGCTCGAGCGCCGTGTCGCCTTCCGCCGCGCCATGAAGCGCGCGGTCCAGTCGGCCATGCGTCTGGGCGCCCAGGGCATCCGGATCAACTGCTCCGGCCGTCTCGGCGGCGCCGAGATCGCCCGCCTGGAGTGGTACCGCGAGGGCCGCGTTCCGCTGCACACCCTGCGTGCGGACATCGACTACGGCACCGCGACCGCGAAGACCACCTACGGCACCTGCGGTGTCAAGGTGTGGGTCTTCAAGGGCGAGATCATGGCGCACGACCCGATGGCGCAGGACAAGCGCATGGGCACCGAGCCGGTGTCGACCGATGGCGAGCCGCGGCGCGAGCGTCGCGAGCGTGGTGACCGTGAGGAGCGTGGGGGCCGTGGTCGCGGCGACCGTGACCGCTCCGAGCGGGCTGACCGCTAG
- the rplN gene encoding 50S ribosomal protein L14, with translation MIQMQTNLEVADNSGARRVQCIKVLGGSKRKVATVGDVIVVSVKEAIPKGRVKKGDVHRAVIVRTAKELRREDGSAIRFDRNAAVLINKQGEPIGTRIFGPVTRELRGKKFMKIISLAPEVL, from the coding sequence ATGATCCAGATGCAAACCAACCTGGAAGTCGCCGACAATAGCGGGGCGCGCCGGGTGCAGTGCATCAAGGTGCTTGGCGGGTCCAAGCGGAAGGTGGCCACCGTCGGCGACGTGATCGTCGTCTCGGTCAAGGAAGCCATTCCGAAGGGTCGCGTCAAGAAGGGCGACGTGCATCGCGCCGTCATCGTCCGCACCGCGAAGGAACTGCGCCGGGAGGACGGGTCCGCGATCCGTTTCGACCGCAATGCCGCCGTGCTGATCAACAAGCAGGGCGAGCCGATCGGCACGCGTATCTTCGGGCCGGTCACTCGTGAGCTTCGCGGCAAGAAGTTCATGAAGATCATCTCGCTGGCGCCGGAGGTGCTGTGA
- the rplE gene encoding 50S ribosomal protein L5, translating into MAARLKEVYDSKIRAALKAEFGYANDMEVPRIEKIVINMGVGEAVGDSKKIQNAVSELTAISGQKPIVTKSRKSIAQFKLREGMAIGCKVTLRRERMYEFLDRLVTIALPRVRDFRGIPGNSFDGRGNYAMGVKEQIIFPEIDYDKIDQIRGMDIIFVTSAKTDKEAKALLKAFDMPFVA; encoded by the coding sequence ATGGCTGCACGTTTGAAGGAAGTGTACGACTCCAAGATCCGCGCTGCGCTCAAGGCTGAGTTCGGCTACGCGAACGACATGGAAGTTCCGCGGATCGAGAAGATCGTCATCAACATGGGTGTCGGCGAAGCTGTCGGCGACTCCAAGAAGATCCAGAATGCGGTGAGCGAACTGACGGCGATCAGCGGCCAGAAGCCGATCGTCACGAAGTCCCGCAAGTCGATCGCGCAGTTCAAGCTGCGTGAGGGCATGGCGATCGGGTGCAAGGTCACGCTCCGTCGTGAGCGGATGTACGAGTTCCTGGATCGCCTGGTCACGATCGCGTTGCCGCGTGTCCGCGACTTCCGCGGCATCCCCGGCAACAGCTTCGACGGCCGTGGCAACTATGCCATGGGCGTGAAGGAGCAGATCATTTTCCCGGAGATCGACTACGACAAGATCGATCAGATCCGCGGCATGGACATCATTTTCGTCACCTCGGCGAAGACCGACAAGGAAGCCAAGGCTCTCCTGAAGGCCTTCGACATGCCGTTTGTGGCCTGA
- the rplP gene encoding 50S ribosomal protein L16 — protein MLSPKRTKYRKAHKGRIHGNAKGGTQLNFGSFGLKALEPERITARQIEAARRAITRAMKRQGRVWIRVFPDLPVSTKPAEVRMGSGKGTPEYWAARVHPGRILFELDGVPADVAKQAFALAAAKLPIKTKLVTRLGGGEEVAA, from the coding sequence ATGCTTTCTCCGAAGCGTACCAAGTACCGCAAGGCCCACAAGGGCCGCATCCACGGCAACGCGAAGGGCGGCACCCAGCTGAACTTCGGCTCCTTCGGCCTCAAGGCCCTGGAGCCGGAGCGCATCACGGCCCGCCAGATCGAGGCGGCCCGCCGCGCGATCACCCGCGCCATGAAGCGTCAGGGCCGCGTGTGGATCCGCGTGTTCCCGGACCTGCCGGTCTCCACCAAGCCCGCCGAAGTCCGCATGGGTTCCGGTAAGGGCACGCCCGAATACTGGGCGGCCCGCGTTCATCCCGGCCGCATCCTGTTTGAGCTGGACGGCGTGCCCGCGGATGTGGCAAAGCAGGCGTTCGCCCTGGCGGCCGCCAAGCTGCCGATCAAGACCAAGCTGGTGACCCGCCTCGGCGGCGGTGAGGAGGTGGCGGCATGA
- the rplB gene encoding 50S ribosomal protein L2, producing the protein MALKQYRPITPSLRQLVIVDRSELWKGKPVKTLTEGLTKSGGRNNTGRITARRMGGGHKRVYRLVDFKRRKFNVPAVVERLEYDPNRTAFIALIKYEDGTMSYILAPQRLKVGDTVIAGEKVDVKPGNAMPLKNIPVGSVLHNVELKPGKGGQLARSAGTYLQLVGRDGGYAQLKLPSGELRVVRGDCMATLGAVSNPDNMNTNKGKAGRSRWLGIRPSVRGVAMNPIDHPHGGGEGRTSGGRHPVTPWGKPTKGKKTRHNKKTDGLILRRRHSK; encoded by the coding sequence ATGGCTCTGAAGCAATATCGCCCAATTACGCCGTCGCTCCGCCAGCTGGTCATCGTCGACCGCTCGGAGCTGTGGAAGGGCAAGCCGGTCAAGACCCTCACCGAGGGCCTGACCAAGTCCGGCGGCCGCAACAACACCGGCCGCATCACCGCGCGCCGGATGGGTGGCGGTCACAAGCGCGTCTACCGTCTGGTGGACTTCAAGCGCCGCAAGTTCAACGTCCCGGCGGTCGTCGAGCGCCTGGAGTACGATCCGAACCGCACGGCCTTCATCGCCCTCATCAAGTATGAGGACGGCACCATGTCCTACATTCTGGCGCCGCAGCGCCTGAAGGTGGGCGACACGGTGATCGCCGGCGAGAAGGTGGATGTGAAGCCCGGCAACGCCATGCCGCTGAAGAACATCCCGGTCGGTTCGGTGCTGCACAACGTCGAGCTGAAGCCCGGCAAGGGTGGTCAGCTGGCCCGTTCGGCCGGCACCTACCTGCAGCTGGTCGGCCGCGACGGCGGGTACGCCCAGCTGAAGCTGCCCTCGGGCGAGCTTCGCGTGGTCCGCGGCGACTGCATGGCCACCCTGGGTGCCGTGTCGAACCCGGACAACATGAACACCAACAAGGGCAAGGCCGGTCGCAGCCGTTGGCTGGGCATCCGTCCGTCCGTCCGTGGTGTCGCCATGAACCCGATCGACCACCCGCACGGTGGTGGTGAAGGCCGCACCTCGGGTGGCCGTCATCCGGTCACGCCGTGGGGCAAGCCGACCAAGGGCAAGAAGACTCGTCACAACAAGAAGACGGATGGCCTGATCCTGCGCCGCCGTCATTCGAAGTAA
- the rpmC gene encoding 50S ribosomal protein L29, whose amino-acid sequence MKSVDVRAKSTEELNDQLLQLKKEQFNLRFQRASGQLENTARVRVVRRDIARIKTILGERSRSAEAGK is encoded by the coding sequence ATGAAGTCCGTCGACGTGCGTGCGAAGAGCACCGAGGAGCTGAACGATCAGCTCCTCCAGCTCAAAAAGGAACAGTTCAACCTGCGTTTCCAGCGGGCCTCCGGCCAGCTGGAGAACACCGCGCGGGTGCGAGTGGTGCGTCGCGACATCGCGCGCATCAAGACGATCCTCGGCGAGCGTTCGCGCTCGGCCGAAGCCGGCAAGTAA
- the rpsJ gene encoding 30S ribosomal protein S10 — protein sequence MDSQNIRIRLKAFDHRVLDQSTSEIVNTAKRTGARVRGPIPLPTQIEKFTVNRSPHVDKKSREQFEIRTHKRLLDIVDPTPQTVDALMKLDLAAGVDVEIKL from the coding sequence ATGGACAGCCAGAACATCCGCATCCGCTTGAAGGCGTTCGATCATCGCGTGCTCGACCAGTCGACCAGCGAGATCGTCAACACCGCCAAGCGGACCGGTGCTCGGGTGCGGGGCCCGATCCCGCTGCCGACGCAGATCGAGAAGTTTACGGTGAACCGCTCGCCGCACGTCGACAAGAAGTCGCGCGAGCAGTTCGAAATCCGCACCCACAAGCGTCTGCTCGACATCGTCGATCCGACGCCGCAGACGGTGGACGCGCTGATGAAGCTCGACCTCGCTGCCGGTGTGGACGTCGAGATCAAGCTCTAA
- the rplV gene encoding 50S ribosomal protein L22, which translates to MGKPSNPSRIAENEAIASNPMIRTSPRKLNLVAQLIRNKDASSAVAELTFSKRRIAGEVKKVLQAAIANAENNHQLDVDRLYVSSATVGRALVMKRFHARARGRGARVEKLFSNLTIIVREREAAAAEGAE; encoded by the coding sequence ATGGGCAAGCCCTCCAACCCCAGCCGTATCGCGGAGAACGAGGCCATCGCCTCCAATCCGATGATCCGCACCAGCCCGCGCAAGCTGAACCTCGTCGCCCAGCTCATCCGGAACAAGGATGCCAGCAGCGCCGTGGCCGAGCTGACCTTCTCCAAGCGCCGCATCGCCGGCGAGGTGAAGAAGGTCCTCCAGGCCGCGATCGCCAACGCCGAGAACAACCATCAGCTCGATGTGGACCGCCTGTACGTCTCCTCGGCGACGGTCGGCCGCGCCCTGGTGATGAAGCGCTTCCACGCCCGTGCCCGTGGGCGCGGCGCGCGGGTCGAGAAGCTGTTCTCCAACCTGACGATCATCGTGCGTGAGCGCGAAGCCGCCGCTGCCGAAGGGGCCGAGTAA
- the rplD gene encoding 50S ribosomal protein L4: protein MKATIKNLNNETVGEIELADEIFGLPSRTDILARMVNWQLAKRRAGTHKTKTVSEISGTGKKPYRQKGTGRARQGSMRSAQFRGGATIFGPVVRSHEHDLTKKVRKLALKTALSTKAAEGKLLVLDAASAESHKTKELAVRLASLGLTSALIIDGANLNENFARASRNIPLIDVLPEQGANVYDILRRDTLVLTRNAVEQLEARLK from the coding sequence ATGAAGGCGACCATTAAGAACCTGAACAACGAGACCGTCGGCGAGATCGAGCTGGCTGACGAGATCTTCGGCCTTCCGTCCCGCACGGACATCCTGGCCCGTATGGTCAACTGGCAGCTGGCCAAGCGCCGCGCCGGTACGCACAAGACCAAGACGGTCAGCGAGATCTCCGGCACCGGCAAGAAGCCGTACCGCCAGAAGGGCACCGGCCGCGCCCGTCAGGGCTCCATGCGCTCCGCCCAGTTCCGTGGCGGCGCGACCATCTTCGGCCCGGTCGTCCGCTCGCACGAGCACGACCTGACCAAGAAGGTCCGCAAGCTGGCCCTGAAGACCGCGCTGTCCACCAAGGCCGCGGAAGGCAAGCTCCTGGTCCTCGACGCCGCTTCGGCCGAGAGCCACAAGACCAAGGAGCTGGCTGTCCGTCTCGCTTCGCTCGGCCTGACCTCGGCCCTGATCATCGATGGCGCCAACCTGAACGAGAACTTCGCTCGGGCCTCGCGCAACATCCCGCTGATCGACGTGCTGCCGGAGCAGGGCGCCAACGTCTACGACATTCTTCGCCGCGATACGCTGGTCCTGACCCGCAACGCGGTCGAGCAGCTGGAGGCTCGCCTGAAATGA